A stretch of DNA from Ruminococcus albus 7 = DSM 20455:
TGATAAGGCTCTCAGGCTTACCGAGTTCCTTGCAGATAAGTTTAACGATGTCAATATTTCTCATTTCGTTGTGACCGCCGACATTGTATACCTCGCCGACTCTGCCTTTGTGTATTATGAGATCGATAGCACGGCAGTGATCCTCGACATACAGCCAGTCACGAACATTCTCACCCTTGCCGTAAACAGGGAGAGGCTTGTCTGCGAGCGCATTTGCTATCATCAGTGGGATCAGCTTCTCTGGAAAGTGGTAAGGTCCGTAGTTATTGGAGCAGCGCGAAATTGTCACAGGGAGGCCATAAGTCCTATGGTAAGCCATAACAAGCAGGTCAGCACCAGCTTTTGAAGAACTGTAAGGGCTGCTTGTGTGGATAGGTGTAGTCTCTGTAAAGAAGAGGTCGGGACGGTCAAGCGGAAGGTCGCCGTAAACCTCGTCGGTACTTACCTGATGATATCTCTGAATACCGTACTTTCTGCAAGCGTCCATGAGGACCTGTGTACCGAGAATATTAGTCTGGAGGAATATCTCAGGATTCTCGATAGAGCGGTCAACGTGTGACTCTGCTGCGAAGTTTACTACGATATCAGGCTTTTCTTCCTCAAAAAGCTTGTAGATAGCCTCTCTGTCACAGATATCAATCTTGCAAAAACGGAAATTCGGGTTATCCATTACACTTTCAAGTGTGCTGAGATTTCCTGCGTATGTGAGCTTGTCCACGCATACTATCCTGTAATCAGAATATGTGTCAAGCATATGGAATACAAAATTTGAACCTATAAAGCCGGCTCCGCCTGTTACGATTATAGTCATATCTTTTCTCCTTATAAAATTATGGTTTTTTCATATTCTCGACTTTATCCTTTAATACCATTTTTTGCCCTCATAAATGTGGCATATAATTAAAATTATTCAACAAACAATCTCTCATTGACAAGAATTAATTGCTTTTTGAATGGCAGTAGTTTAGTGGAGACATATATAACCATGAGCTTACCAAAACTTTTTAAACTCAAAATTGTTATCTGTAATTTAAATTCAAGCTTAAATAGTCTAATTATCTTGCATAAATCCACTTAAAACATCTCTAATTGTATTAAGTTTTTCAAACCCTGATATATTATCGGGTTCTAGATAGGCTCCTTCACCCCATTCGTTCCAAGCATCTATAATAAGGAAGCCTTTCCCAACCGAAACAGACTTCTTAATTTGTGAATATACAAGCTGTTTAAATCGAGGAATACTAAAGTTTTTAAATATAGTACAATTGTGAGAGTGACGAGGTGAATTATCCCATTCAGCAAACAGTCCCAAATAGTGATTAGGATCATTATCTATTCGCTTTTCTATCAAATCACATACTGAGTCATAATTAAAATAATTTGTGACAAATTTGCCTTTCACCAGCTTTTTTATTCCTCTTCTAATCCTATTAATAGTATGCTGAAATTTCATTTCTAAAAACGTTGTGTAAGTGGGTTCATAATCAAAACACGCATCAAAATATTTCTTGTTCCATATTAAATGATGCCCACCTAATGTTTGAACTAAAAATATACCATTAAAACCATTTTCTTTTGCTAATCGATCCCATCCTTCTCTATATATATTAAAATCAGGAATCGCTTCATAATCATAAATAAACAAAACAGGCTTGTTATCTACTTTGATATATCTATCATCCATAAAATAAGGGAGATATTCATAAAAATGCTGTTTTACATCTTCAAAACTTGCTGCGTATTCCTGCTTTCTTAGCATTTGTTTGTTGTATGAAAACCAAGTTCTCATCCAATCATGATTAGCCCATGAAAAGCAGTATTCTATTCTAATATCTTTATTCATTAGCAGAAGTTTTGCAGGTGTCTCAAGCAGTTTTTTTCCATTCGAATAATATGAGTACATTACAAACCCATTTATTCCATATTTATTTGCAAGATCAACTTGATGTCTTATACTTTCAATTCGAGATAGATCATAATAACCTTCAACTGGAATCCTTGGTTGTTTGATGTAACGATTTAACGGTTTTGCTGATTTAACAACATTCCATTCCGTAAAACCTTCTCCCCACCACTCATTATTTTCTGGGATCTCATGAAATTGTGGGAGATAAAGTGCTAATATTTTTGGCATATAAATGTACCTCACTGCAATTTTAATATATTAACAGCTATATTTTTAGCTGTTCCAAGTAATACCAAATAAATAATTCTAAAATAACTCTCTTGGTGTTTAAGCATATCGATAATTCTACTTTTATTCACTTTCCATCCTTGTTTACAGGCATATACTAGTTCATTCTCTAATCTGATTCTTAACGCATTTGGATATTTTTCATATAAAAGTGAGTATTTCGACACGAGCATAAGTAATCCGTCTAATTTTTTTTTCGAATTCAATGATATTGAGTTCTCATTAATTCTATAATAAGAAAGAGCTTCTTCTATATATCCAATTCTCCCGATTTGAATCATTCTAATGAATAAATCCTGATCTTGATAAGAGGGCATCTCTTCGTCTAGCATTTTTGAATCTATAAAGCACTGTTTTGTAAAAGATACATTTGAAAACCCACCTAAATAATTATTGGATAGCATTAGTTCTAATGCATTTTCATATTCTGGATTCTCACGTTTACTATATCGGTGTTTATTTTTACCGAAGATAATAAAGTCTGAATATACAATATCATATCCTTTATGAAACATTTCAACTATTTTAGAGACTCTTGTATTCTCCCAATAATCATCATCATCCAGAAATGATAAATACATCCCGCTTGATTTCAAAGCACCAAGATTTCTAGAATAATTTGCGCCCATCTGACGCTCATTAATATAATACTGGATTGCTCCTTGATATGAACGAACCATTTTTTCAATTTGAATATTATATTGATTTGAGGGAGCATCGTTAACTATGATGATCTCTATGTTACTATACGTTTGTTTAATTACGCTTTCAACCGCCTCTCGAAGTATTTCAACATCTCGATTACAAGTTGTAATTATCACAGAAAACAATTCTTTCATTTATCCACCTGTACTTTTCGAATGATTTTTGCGGGATTTCCACATATAATGCAGTTTTCAGGAAAACTATGAGTGACTACACTATTTGCTCCTATTATTGAGTTTTCACCTATTATTACGCCTGAAAGAATACTCACTTTCTCTCCTATCCATACATTTTTACATATATGTATTTCACCATTTGATGATAATAACCTTTGATTCGGAGATATATTCAAATCAGAGAAATCAGATAATCCATGATTATGATCTATAATCATAACATCACTTCCAATTAATACATCATCATCAATGATAATCGAATTAATACAGCCAATATGGCAGCGTTTTCCTATCGAAACATTATTTCCTATAATAATAGATGGGGTGTATTTTTTTCCATTATGTTCACTCCAAGTTTCAAATATCCCATTATAATCAAGTTTAAAATTATCCCCAATTTTGCAGTTGTTCAAGCCTTTTAAACTAATAGGGAAGATAATTCTCGGATTCTTTCCACACGATTTACATTCCATATGAAAAAGTTTCTTGTAGTAGTAAAGCTTGATTTTCAAGCGCAGATTATTCATTTTTTTTATCATTTTAAAAAGGAAGTAAATCATACTGATTCTCCACCATTCTTTAATATTCATAACGATTTTTGCACCACAGAACATGTTTATTTTAATAATAAATAAATAAATATCCACTTCATTATAAATG
This window harbors:
- a CDS encoding glycoside hydrolase family 99-like domain-containing protein — protein: MPKILALYLPQFHEIPENNEWWGEGFTEWNVVKSAKPLNRYIKQPRIPVEGYYDLSRIESIRHQVDLANKYGINGFVMYSYYSNGKKLLETPAKLLLMNKDIRIEYCFSWANHDWMRTWFSYNKQMLRKQEYAASFEDVKQHFYEYLPYFMDDRYIKVDNKPVLFIYDYEAIPDFNIYREGWDRLAKENGFNGIFLVQTLGGHHLIWNKKYFDACFDYEPTYTTFLEMKFQHTINRIRRGIKKLVKGKFVTNYFNYDSVCDLIEKRIDNDPNHYLGLFAEWDNSPRHSHNCTIFKNFSIPRFKQLVYSQIKKSVSVGKGFLIIDAWNEWGEGAYLEPDNISGFEKLNTIRDVLSGFMQDN
- a CDS encoding glycosyltransferase family 2 protein, whose amino-acid sequence is MKELFSVIITTCNRDVEILREAVESVIKQTYSNIEIIIVNDAPSNQYNIQIEKMVRSYQGAIQYYINERQMGANYSRNLGALKSSGMYLSFLDDDDYWENTRVSKIVEMFHKGYDIVYSDFIIFGKNKHRYSKRENPEYENALELMLSNNYLGGFSNVSFTKQCFIDSKMLDEEMPSYQDQDLFIRMIQIGRIGYIEEALSYYRINENSISLNSKKKLDGLLMLVSKYSLLYEKYPNALRIRLENELVYACKQGWKVNKSRIIDMLKHQESYFRIIYLVLLGTAKNIAVNILKLQ
- the rfbB gene encoding dTDP-glucose 4,6-dehydratase; the protein is MTIIVTGGAGFIGSNFVFHMLDTYSDYRIVCVDKLTYAGNLSTLESVMDNPNFRFCKIDICDREAIYKLFEEEKPDIVVNFAAESHVDRSIENPEIFLQTNILGTQVLMDACRKYGIQRYHQVSTDEVYGDLPLDRPDLFFTETTPIHTSSPYSSSKAGADLLVMAYHRTYGLPVTISRCSNNYGPYHFPEKLIPLMIANALADKPLPVYGKGENVRDWLYVEDHCRAIDLIIHKGRVGEVYNVGGHNEMRNIDIVKLICKELGKPESLITYVTDRKGHDMRYAIDPTKIHNELGWLPETKFADGIKKTIRWYLDNEKWWKDIISGEYQNYYEKMYGNR
- a CDS encoding acyltransferase; the protein is MNIKEWWRISMIYFLFKMIKKMNNLRLKIKLYYYKKLFHMECKSCGKNPRIIFPISLKGLNNCKIGDNFKLDYNGIFETWSEHNGKKYTPSIIIGNNVSIGKRCHIGCINSIIIDDDVLIGSDVMIIDHNHGLSDFSDLNISPNQRLLSSNGEIHICKNVWIGEKVSILSGVIIGENSIIGANSVVTHSFPENCIICGNPAKIIRKVQVDK